The Trichoderma breve strain T069 chromosome 2, whole genome shotgun sequence DNA segment GAGCGAGACCAAAAGACGGCGGCTCTTGGACTTGCCCGTCGGATCTAAGGGATCATGCCGGCTTGTATCCGTCAGAGGCAGCTCCTTCATGGCAACGGCATAGGGACCAGTTGGGCCAGGGACGAGGACAGCCCTGGTGACGGATAGAAGTAGGCAAATTGATCCGATGAAGCGCATGGTGTCGGTAGCAagtggtgaagatgatggaataAAGTCGAAGTGGGAGTACacaaagatggaaaattGTGGAGCGAATTGAACTGAATTGATAGTAGTTTTGAATAACTAGAgggttgatgttgtttcTTTATAAACTCATCTGAGGCCCCTCTGAATATCGTGTGGAGGCACCTCACAGCCTCGTTCAATGACCACAGCCGTGTAAGTCCCCAAAAGCCAAACCCAAATAGTATATGATGGCACGAAGCCAATGACGACGAAACAGTTTGAGCCTGATGGGGTTGCGACTGTACGACGCGAGATGAGTACGTAGGCATCTCCTTCCCCTATATAAGTATATTGGAAAGGGCATGATTGCAGCCCGAAAGCTGCCAAGTGCGGCTGAGGGCGAATTTGCTGCCGCGAATCGACTCGCCATGGCGTCGCGATATGATTGCCGTTTTGGGTAaagcatgatgatgaggtcgaTGGTAGATCCGCACTAGCAGGATGGAGTATCTCATCTCGTAAGAAGGGGGCATTATGCGCACACACGCTATCATCAATGACCTTGTCTGCGTTAAGCAGGCACAGGCACCCCCACTAGCGGTTAATCAATCAAGAAACAGAACAGAACAGTGCGTGCTCGTTCCACCTCAGTTCTTCTTGGGGGGCTTATTATTATTGATAAAGGCTTCAGTGGAGGCGTAGAATTGGCCTTCGCGCAGTTTACgttggatgaagaagatgtcaGCCTCGGAGATGTTGACCGAGGGGCGTTCGTTGCAAATGTCACGAGCAATGGTACTCGTCGATGCTCCCTCGGCGGCCAGGCGAGTTTCCACCATCTGGAACAGGTCCTGAATGCCAAAGGGACGGGGCACCTTGTTCTGCAGGTCCTCCATGCTGGCGGGCTCATGGTTGTGCTGGCTCGACCGCGCAGAGATGATGTAGTCGGCCATTCGGGTGCGCCgagcgacgatgaagaagaaaggacaGTCGGTCTTTCGAGTCGAGGTGATGTACTTGTTGCGGCTCAGGTGGTATTGGCGATAGATGCCGCTGTGCCGGCACCGCACTTCACCACGCACGACGACGCCATTGCGGCGATTGACCCGCtccttgatggtgatgaagccGTGCGAATATTCTGCCCGCTGGATGGCATCGTAGGCTTCCTCAAAGGAGAGAAACGTCTGCCCGATCAGAGAGGACATGGcaggcagacagacagatGGACAGCTGTGAATGATTTGAAGGActcaatggcagcagcacagTTCAAGACAGGTCAGGTTGGGCAAGGCAGGGCAAGAGAGGACAGGCcgggacaagacaagacaaaagaggcAGCAAAGCGAGCGGGAGGATGCAATGACGATTATACCACAGGTGCGGAGTCTGGAGGCATGGAAATGGAGACCAAAAGACGCGATCCGTGTCGCTTTTCTTGTTTACGAAGCGAAGCATCCAAGGCAGCCACGTGATGCAGCTCCCGCAGCCAAAAGGTGGGGTAGCTCCTCTGTAGGCCTCAGGTTAGTCTGGACAAAAGTGTGTGTCTGTGTGCGTGCATGCACTTTTGGTCTATGTACCTAATCTAACTTAATATCAGACGAGGAATACAGCTCATTTTTGTCTAATTTATACCAAGGTATACAGGGAcaaataatttactttttgcTGTGTTTTAGATGTCCTGATTACCTGAAATGTGGAAGCACCAAAGTGGTGCTCAATAGCTGTGGCAATTATCGGCATACACACTCCATGAGCTCCGGAGCATTACAGCACGGCAAATGCGCTAGGGGAAGACGGCACAGAGGGGATCTTAGCACCAAGGTTGCATGCTAACTGAGCAAGGGTGCGACCCCCTCATAGTAACACCTGTAGATCCTGTTAATACGAGTACCAGACTTCCAATGactgctcctcttccttggcaAAGAGGAGCTGATTCAAAAGGCCGTCAGCACCCGTGTTTCTCAGACAAGAGCATCCATTGCTATTCATTGCTCAATCTTTGAGTCTCATTACTCTTCTCTTGTATGTATTCTTACCCCTTCAGATGGAATCCGTCTTGCCTCGGAAATGTGCAACTTGCGATTGCCCGGGGTCAAGATCCGATCCATCTTCATGTCTGTCATCCTATGTACTCTGCCTGGCTGGCTTGAGGCAGTTCACTTAGACAGTATGAAATAACGACAGAGAGAGGGATGAATGAATATTCCATATGCATCATAGGTTTTTAGTTTATTCGGGATTTTGTCTGCCATGGTCAACTCGATCGGGCTTCACCGAGAGCGCTGACTCACCCCGGCGAGGCCAAAAGCAGCCACTGTAGACGTAGACCCGCCTCAGCAAGGGCGGACGGTAGGTTGATTTCACCTTTGGCAAACCCGTTTGAGCTCCCATCCGATCGGATAAGGGGTCCAACatcaggagaagaagccatatTCACTGTTATCATTTCAGCGTCTGAACACACTTTGTGCAGTCCAAATCAGGCGCCCCCTACCCGTAAGAGGCCCAACGCCTAGGTCAAGGGTAGGACATGCAAAGACACCACACACCTTTGTCAATACATTAACAAGACCAAAATATCCTTCTATCATCGCCCAGATACTAGAGACCAGAGCCAGTTCTCAATTTTACTTAGCTCGTATTCATCCGTTCATCTAACCAGCATGTTTGTCGGGCCCTTTGATGGCCGCAAGAAGCGGTCCCGCTGCCAAGCATGTTCAACCAGCCACCTCAAGGTGAGATGTAAAAGAGTCTACCGTGAACTCACAGATGCATGCTAATACATGTGTGTGTTAGTGTTCTGGCCAGATGCCTTGCAGCCATTGCGAGCGCCGGCGTATTGCTTGCGTATTTGGAACCACTCAAAAAGACAACACACGAATTATTCTGGTTGATCGAGGGAAGCAAAAGACTCCAGCAACCTTCAAGTCACCTAATCAAGAGAGGCGGAAACAGACATCGTCAAGTAACGGAGGATCCGCTGTTTCTTCTCCGTCACGAATTTTAGACAACAACCTGCCATTTCTGTACTACTTTGACATTTTCATTGGCCGGAATAACTTTACTGGAAAGGAACGTTCATTGGTCGATGAGGTGAAGCAGCTCTCCGGCCTTCATTCCAACTCATATCTTATGGATGCCATGCTGTCGCTCGGTGCGATCCAAGCAGTCAAGCTGAATGCTTCAGACGTTCCCCCGCGGAATGAATGTTTGGCAACTGCACTAGAATACTACTCAAAGTCCATCATAGGGCTACGCGATTCCATCAATAGCCCAAGGAAAGGTGACGATAGCCTATATGATACAGTGCTATGGACAACACTATTCCTTGGCCTGTTCGAAGTGAGTATCAACTTTATTCTTGCCAAATTCACAAAGAGACTAACCCCGGTCAGTTGATTAATGACGAAACTGGTGatggatggcagcagcacatGACCCATGGCACAGCAAAAGCCCTTGAAGCCAGCGGCCCGGCCAAGTGTCGAGCTGGCCCTAGCCGAAAGTTTTTTGTCCAAGCACGCATCTTCGAAGTATCGCGTACTATCCTGGGGAATGAATCAACATTTCTCACACAACCTGAATGGATGGATCTTTCTAGGCGGATGTGGACTGGCGAGCACGGAGATGAATGGCATCCCTTGGATTCTTTACTGGATATCATGGTCATGATATCTAATCTGCGAGTTCGGTGAGTACTCTTTGTAACACTGCATATTGATAGTCATGCTGCTTCGTTTACTTATCATGTTATAGAACGGCCAAGTTTATTGAAATACAAGAAGAATGCCCCGATGAGGAGCCCACTCCAGAAGCTCACTCGATATGCTCCGACGCCGTTACTCTTAGAGAAGCTCTCGGTAGCTGGTATGCATCATACGCGCAGCCTGGAGCTAAATCAGCCACCTACCTttctgatgatggagatgctaGCATGCTACTTTCGAGGATAttctttgctgccatcaGTATCTACTTGTCGGGCATATTCGACTATGAACTCACTCATTGGCACCAGCTTGGCCTCATATCGCCCACACTGGATGAACAAGCTGTCCAATCGCATACAAACACAATACTTGGGCTCTCTAGCTTGGCTCTCGACACAACTAATCTCTCGCCGCTGTTATTCTTGTTTCCATTGCGGATAGCTGGAGCTAGATCTAGAACACAGTGGCAGCGAGATTGGATAAGCAAGCTGATATCTAGGATTGGCAGCGGGTTCGCTGTGGCGACTGCTATCGCAACAGAGCTGAGCTATGTTTGGGAAATATTTGGTCTTAAAGAGACGCCTGATGGGGATGAGAATGGGCTGGAGGTGTTTGAAGAGACATCGATGCAGGGAGCACTCATGGTGCCTCTGATGCCCACTGCGGCGACAGAGTTTGTCCAAGCCAGCGACCTTGTTCTTACTTTTAATGACCAGGAGCCCTTATCATGATTTCTTACTTCAGCTGGCGAGCTTAATTCTTCcatttttacttttatttttacctttttcctcttcttctttttttaagGATTCAGGCTGTTTTAAATTTTGGCTTGTCCTTTAGAAGAGGGCCGGGGTGATATAGATGGAGTACATATAGATACATGCATTTTGTCCAAGTTAATTCGACGAGGGGGCATACAGGTAACTTTTAGGGTGAATCACCAATTTAATGCGCACATGGATACACATTCGaagttattatttatatGTCGTCAATATCTCCAATAATAACTGGACACCGATCCTCATTCGTCCTTGGCACAGGCGGCGTTACCACGTGTATAGCGCATTTGCCTCTGACTGTTCAGAGGCTTTCCGGTTTCGGCCGGCCAAATTGATCCTCCGGCGGCTGACTTCAAAACCTACCCACCACAGATTGCAGATCGGAGGGGCATCACCAAGACAAACAACAACGTGCAACTGCGACAAAATGGCCAACAGCACACAGGACAAGACTCACAGCGAGTCGCAAGTCTATCTCTCGACCAGAGGCGGCGATTACGAtgtttgtcttcttttttcttcactgGGCGATGCCCGTGGCCACCTGCTGACTCTTTGCAGCTCTCCTTCGAGACCGTTGTCCTCAAGGGACTCGCCGCTGACGGAGGTCTCTTCTTGCCGCATCAGATTCCCACTGCTGAGAACTGGGTACGTATGCAGCATTCGAATTTATGTTGTCGCATGGATGGCTTCTGCCGTTTTATTGCATCTGCATGGACCAATGGCTAAGACTGGCTGCAGCGCAACTGGAAAGACCTCTCCTATGCGGAGCTGGCCTTTGAGATCCTCAGCCTCTACATTTCGAGATCCGAGATCCCCGCCGACGACCTGAAAGCCATCATCGACCGAAGCTACTCTACCTTTCGCGACGAGAATGTAGCTCCCTTGACTCACCTAGAAGACAACCTATACCTTCTTGAGCTGTTCCACGGCCCGAGCTATTCTTTCAAAGACTGTGGGTTCTACATGGACGATTGTGGTGACATCACCAATCTGACAGTTTATAAGGTGCTTTGCAATTCTTGGGAAATCTGTTTGAATACTTCCTTGTCCGAAAGAACCAGGGAAAGATCGGAAAAGGTGGGCTTCCTATATGTCGATAAGCTCTAGTCGGATGCTAACTGGCCAGCAGAGAGGCATCATTTGACTGTTGTGGGCGCAACAAGTGGTGATGTAAGCTTTTATCCCATACATATCAGCAAACGATGTTCTAACACCTCATAGACTGGATCTGCCGCCATTGAGggcctcaagggcaagaaggatGTCTCAGTCTTCATCCTGCACCCCAAGGGCCGCATCAGCCCCATCCAAGAGGCCCAGATGACGACTTGCCTGGATGCAAACGTTCACAACCTCGCCATTGAGGGAACTTTTGACGACTGCCAGGTTGGCTGAACTAGCGACAATCCGAGAGCGACTCAACTCACTGATGATGGCATATAGGATATCGTCAAGGCCATGTTCGGTGACCCCGATTCCAACGAAGCTTTGCAGCTCGGCGCTGTCAACTCGATCAACTTTTCCAGAATCCTCGCTCAAATCGTCTACTACTTCCACTCGTACTTTTCACTTGCCAGacagtcttcttctttccaggTTGGAGACAAGGTCAGATTCGTAACCCCCACAGGAAACTTTGGCAACATTCTGGCGGGATACTTTGCCAAGCAGATGGGTCTTCCCGTGGCTAAGCTTGTTGGTAAGTTTTGCTCCAGTTACAGTTGCAATATGTGAAACCATGGCTAACTCATTAATCAGTGGCAACGAATGAGTAAGTAGCAAGGAGTCCCATGATTGCAACAACCACCCAGTGGTCAAATTGTTCACAAAGAAGAGTGCTTAGCAGGTGGAGGAGTATTTGCtaaccaccatcaccataGGAACGATATCTTGCACCGATTCTGGATGACTGGCAGATATGAGAAGAGTGGTGTTCAAGACGAGAACGGCTCCAAGGCCGAAAACTGCAAGGAAACCATGAGCCCAGCCATGGATATCCTGGTCTCCAGCAACTTTGAGAGACTAATGTGGTTCCTTGCAAGaggtattttttttttgtcccGTGTCCAGTTTCCTCATTCACAACTAACTCACCTCTAGACTTTGCCGCGACGGTTGGCATGGATGAGGAGTTTAACAGGAAGCAGGCCGGACAGGAAGTCTCTGCCTGGTATAAATCCCTGAAAACGACTGGGGGCTTCGGGCCGGTCCATGACGAGATCTTGGAAAACGGCCGCCGAACCTTTGAGAGCGAGCGCGTAAGCGATGCGGAGACTGTGGAGACGATCAAGTCCTGCTACGGGAAGACCAAGTACGTCCTGGATCCTCACTCGGCTGTGGGAGTCACGGCATCAGAAAGATCCATTGCTCGCGCCGGACCGGCAACACACCACATCTCGCTCTCAACTGCCCACCCCGCCAAATTCTCCGGCGTCGTCACGACGGCGCTGGGCGAGGAGCCTGGGTTCAACTTTGAGGAGCAAGTACTTCCTGAAGAGTTCAAGGCTTTCACTACAATGGAGAGGCGCGTGACGCTTGTGGAGAATTCATGGGAGAAGGTCCGCGAGGTCGTCAAGGCTCAAGTGGAGGAGGATCTCAAGACTGAGAGCAACTAGACTGGTTGGCTGGATACACGAAAAAGTTTGAATTGCATTATATAATCATGGATAGATTGAATTGGTAGCCAAAAAAAAGTGTCATTGCCCATTGAAGCAGTTAGAAACCCCATGCACAGTTTGAGGTTTTGCTCGTAAATGGGCGAATGAGATACAAGTCAGGTAGCATTTTTAGAAGTATACCAGGATCTTTCATAATCAAGAGAAGTTGCCTAGATGCCTGAATGATTGTGGCGTAACATTCGGACATGATATCATTCTCCAACTTCTCGATTCTATAAGTCCATCTCGAAAAAAGGCGCGCAATAATGTGTCGATATTGCTAATCAGCCTAAGGCAATACGAGTAAACTGAGGGACTATCTGAAGTTGCAATCTCGAGTCTAAAGATGGATAATCGGCCGGTTTAGTCCCAACACGACAAGGCTATTCCGACCCCATTCTAGAAGAGTACGGCGCATCCCACATGCCATTTTGTGTTGACATTCCGCAATTGGCAATTACATGGCTTCTAGAGGGCTCCGCATTTGCATGGGGGCTCGTATTGTGCAAACCTCTTTCGGAAGCAACGCGCGTTTATCTTGCCAAATCTATGCATGATGTGTATTGTTATTGCTTTGTATAGTGAACCTTGCTAGTAGTATCGAAGGGCATATCCTGTCTGATGTCGTCACCTGGATGTGTGGAGATGGTTCGGTGCCAGTTGAAGTTAGGATGGGGAGTACTTCCACGAATAGGATACCGTAGGGCTCTCCCCTCCTGCGGTAATAATTTCAGATGAATAAATTATATACTGGATTCTGGCTATTGGTGTTAACTTGCCTGTAGTGGAGATATTCCGTATAGTTCAGAAACCTTGCTGAGCCATTACTCCGTAGCTCTTCAATCGATACGGACAATATATCAGACGATTTGCAGAGCGCCGCCGCTTGATAAGCACCTAAACGACTCTCCTAATCATAATATTAGCTCAGAATCAGCAAAATCGCTGCATCGATTGCGATTATTCGCCTAACGGCCATTTTGTTAAATTGCCGATGGCCGGGATGCATTCGGAGCCGGGGTCCCCCAGAAGTGGGGCCGGCATCCGGCATCCAAAATGGCGCCATGCAAGGCAGAAGGAGATAAAAGAATAGGCATGTGCAGTTTTGGCCGAGACAGGGGGGGTCCTGAACCTAGATTTCACATGCGATTCAGCCAAGCCGAAGGCGCGTCTCGATTAGTTTGATGAGCCTCAATGCGGCGATCCCTCACCTCCACAAAGGTCGCAATCAGTCGGTGCCATCCCCGGCCCCCCCGGTATGTGTCATTGCGAGGTTCTTCGCATGGTCcaagttcttcttcttcttcccctcccccccatGGCCCAGTTTGCCGTCCGTACCGGATGTTACTCTCAGAACGTGGGTCTCGAATTGATCTTTATAGGCAGCCGAATAAAGACGAACAAAGAAGGTTTCTAGCCAAGAGAACAAAAGTAGCTCATCGCGTGTGctgcgtgtgtgtgtgtgtgtgtcttcACCGAGTGGTGGATATTCCTTCACAGTTCAACCCGCTTTGCCCGATTTTAGCACTCTTCCCATCTCCCCACATGGGCCAATACACCTTCTCAGAAAGACGATGCTGCAATCTGCAACCTAACTGATTAAGCTTAGCCAGACGAGTAAACAACAATCATGGCGAAACGCTAGTACGGGGACTTGTTCCACGGGGATGCCGCGGGAGGCTGTGCACGACGATAACCCAAAAACaataaaaaaagattgaaacaaaaaaaaggacatgaagctgaagcagaaaaagagTCAGTGAGTAAAGTTGCTAAAGGCTTGGCCTGTTTACTTCTAGAACCCAAGGATACTATTCGCGAGGATCATCGCATGTTTGGGATGTGGCACCCCTTGTCCGCGCGTGGGTTTCGGATGGTTCCGTAAAGGCAGGTGGTTGTTTCAGTCGGGGGCCTTGCTGACAGGCGGCTCCAGTCCTGGGAAGACCCTTTACTTTCACGGCATTGAAGGCAGCCGAGTTAGGATTGCCTTTCTCGGCGTCTCCATCCATTGACGTATCGCGAAGTATATTAGAATGACGATGGCCTCACTCTGTGTTGTTGATGGAATTCCCAAGCCAGCGGTTGATTGTCTATTCGATCTAAGTGTTTCTTGCAAGCCTAGGACCTCGTTGTTGAGTCTCTCGTTTTTCTTGAATTATAACATCCTGTTGTgaaggacaaaaaaaaacccccccaATTCATCATGTTTGTCAAGAGTGCTGCTTCGGCCGGCCTTTTGTTGGCCTTGACCAACTTTGCTTCTGCGAGCCCGGtgctcttgaagaaggatgctGCCACACCAGCTGTGGCCAACAAGATCCTGTTGACTCCTGCTGCCCCCGCCAGTGGTGATGGCTCGAATCTGGCTCTGGCAAGCCAGGACAGCTTCATCTGGACTCACGATGACCAAGGTTCGTATAAGAATGACCCCATCTTATGACAGCTAAACCAGTGTTCTAACCCTCCTCATCAGGCATCCAGGCAAACATGACTCTCCAGGCCTCCAAGAACTTCCGTCTCCTCAGCGCCCCCAACTTCCAGGACGTCGTCCAGTCCGTCGACTGCTCCACCGAagacatcaccatcaagTTTGGCAGCGCCTCTTCCCTGCAGGCCGCCCAGGCTGCGTGGAAGTGGGTCAACCAGGCCgccagcaacaccatcatctacgttgccgacgacgaggcctGCGCCGGCGACAAGGGCCGCCAGCCCTTCTCCGTCGAGTCCATCACATACGACAGCACCGCCAACACGGCCCAATTGGCTGCCACAAAGGCTCACTGGAGGGACTTTGCCGAGGACGCCAGCATCCGCATCTCGGGCGTGCCCGCTGCTGGAAACACTGCTAGGGATATCGGCAAGGACGTGAGCATCGACATTGGACATGACTTCTCGCAGCCCATCTACAGCACTACTATTGATGGTGTTAACCTGGCTATTGCGTGCTCCAACTGCAAGACTCAGGGCACCCTCAACGCCGATATCACGCTGTCGCTGTCCAACGGCTTCGAGGCCTCGCTCACCACCTCGGGCAACCTCGGTGCCACCGTCGAGGTCAGCGTCACTgccggcggcagcatcagctcGCCGCTGTCCACCAACATCCCCATCGCCACGGTGCCCCTGGCCGGCTTCTCCATCGCCGACGTCGTCGACATTGGCCCTCAGCTCACCATCGTGGCCGACGCCAGCATCTCCGGCTTCAGCGCCTCTGCCACGGCCACCGTCGGCGCCACCGCCAGTCTCCCCGACGGCTCCGGCTTCACCCTCGGCCAGGGCGCAAACATCCAGCCGACCATCTCGGCCACCGGTCTCTCCCTGAGCGGCGAAGTGTCCGTCTCGGCACAGGTTGCCCCCGTCTTCACCCTGCAGCTTGCGGCTACCTTCCTCGGCGAGGGTCTCGTCGGAGGACTTGCTCTCCAGGCTCCCGTCCTGAAGGCCGATTTTGCTGGCCAGGCTACTTCTGCTGGTACTGCTCAGTGCGGTGCCAACACTGGCATTGCTGAGGTTGgtgttgaggttgatgttaGTGCTGAGCTGGATGTGTTTGGAGGATTTGGCGGAGCTACTGATCAGCCTAACAAGACTTCCCTCTTTAACAAGTCGACGACTCTGTGGAAGGCTTGTTTG contains these protein-coding regions:
- a CDS encoding fungal specific transcription factor domain-containing protein, translating into MFVGPFDGRKKRSRCQACSTSHLKCSGQMPCSHCERRRIACVFGTTQKDNTRIILVDRGKQKTPATFKSPNQERRKQTSSSNGGSAVSSPSRILDNNLPFLYYFDIFIGRNNFTGKERSLVDEVKQLSGLHSNSYLMDAMLSLGAIQAVKLNASDVPPRNECLATALEYYSKSIIGLRDSINSPRKGDDSLYDTVLWTTLFLGLFELINDETGDGWQQHMTHGTAKALEASGPAKCRAGPSRKFFVQARIFEVSRTILGNESTFLTQPEWMDLSRRMWTGEHGDEWHPLDSLLDIMVMISNLRVRTAKFIEIQEECPDEEPTPEAHSICSDAVTLREALGSWYASYAQPGAKSATYLSDDGDASMLLSRIFFAAISIYLSGIFDYELTHWHQLGLISPTLDEQAVQSHTNTILGLSSLALDTTNLSPLLFLFPLRIAGARSRTQWQRDWISKLISRIGSGFAVATAIATELSYVWEIFGLKETPDGDENGLEVFEETSMQGALMVPLMPTAATEFVQASDLVLTFNDQEPLS
- a CDS encoding pyridoxal-phosphate dependent enzyme domain-containing protein; the protein is MANSTQDKTHSESQVYLSTRGGDYDLSFETVVLKGLAADGGLFLPHQIPTAENWRNWKDLSYAELAFEILSLYISRSEIPADDLKAIIDRSYSTFRDENVAPLTHLEDNLYLLELFHGPSYSFKDCALQFLGNLFEYFLVRKNQGKIGKERHHLTVVGATSGDTGSAAIEGLKGKKDVSVFILHPKGRISPIQEAQMTTCLDANVHNLAIEGTFDDCQDIVKAMFGDPDSNEALQLGAVNSINFSRILAQIVYYFHSYFSLARQSSSFQVGDKVRFVTPTGNFGNILAGYFAKQMGLPVAKLVVATNENDILHRFWMTGRYEKSGVQDENGSKAENCKETMSPAMDILVSSNFERLMWFLARDFAATVGMDEEFNRKQAGQEVSAWYKSLKTTGGFGPVHDEILENGRRTFESERVSDAETVETIKSCYGKTKYVLDPHSAVGVTASERSIARAGPATHHISLSTAHPAKFSGVVTTALGEEPGFNFEEQVLPEEFKAFTTMERRVTLVENSWEKVREVVKAQVEEDLKTESN